In one Methanobrevibacter arboriphilus genomic region, the following are encoded:
- the frhG gene encoding coenzyme F420 hydrogenase subunit gamma: MLARIKRFLGLGGKPEKQAKPIKPKDDESSQQEVEKVADKPRIGYIHLSGCSGDGMALTENYDILADLLTDMVDIVYGQTLVDVWYEDGNNQNNPQMIDDMPEMDLALVEGSVCLQDEHSMHELKKLREKSKLVCAFGSCAMNGCFTRFSRGGQQAQPKHEAFLPIGDIVQVDCAIPGCPVSPEIVAKTVVALINGDMDYLQPMLDIAGCTYNCGCDLQKNIVNKSLCTGCGTCAMACQTRAIDMREGRPEVNIDRCIKCGICYTHCPRSWFPAEQINKDLGL; the protein is encoded by the coding sequence ATGCTTGCAAGAATTAAAAGATTTTTAGGACTTGGAGGTAAGCCAGAAAAACAAGCTAAGCCAATTAAGCCAAAAGATGATGAATCTTCACAACAGGAGGTTGAAAAAGTGGCTGATAAACCAAGAATAGGATATATTCATTTGAGTGGGTGTTCTGGTGATGGTATGGCATTAACAGAAAATTATGACATACTCGCCGACCTACTTACTGATATGGTAGATATTGTATATGGACAAACCTTAGTAGATGTGTGGTATGAAGATGGTAATAACCAAAATAATCCACAAATGATTGATGACATGCCAGAAATGGACTTAGCATTAGTAGAAGGGTCTGTCTGTTTACAAGATGAACATAGTATGCATGAACTTAAAAAATTAAGAGAAAAATCTAAATTAGTATGTGCTTTTGGGTCTTGTGCTATGAATGGATGTTTCACACGATTCTCTCGTGGTGGACAACAAGCACAGCCAAAACATGAAGCATTTTTACCAATTGGAGATATAGTACAAGTTGATTGTGCAATTCCAGGTTGTCCTGTTTCTCCAGAGATTGTAGCTAAAACTGTAGTTGCGCTTATTAATGGAGACATGGATTATTTACAACCTATGTTAGATATTGCAGGTTGTACATATAACTGTGGTTGTGACTTACAAAAAAATATTGTTAATAAGTCCCTTTGTACTGGATGTGGAACTTGTGCAATGGCTTGTCAAACAAGAGCTATTGATATGAGAGAAGGTAGACCAGAAGTCAATATAGACAGATGTATTAAATGTGGTATATGTTACACTCACTGTCCAAGAAGCTGGTTCCCTGCAGAACAGATCAATAAGGATTTAGGACTATAG
- a CDS encoding endoglucanase, translated as MKSSNIIISVIIVLCIAAGVTAYSVTNPDNSIFSLPGYTPDSSSSDAGSSGVGDVNGTNNNNNNGASNSGGSSGSSSNSGGSTNGNSGSGGDSSQGGMTASQAKQIAQGVIQEPGAYAGDAQWDSSIQMWVVKVYDKNGNVVDGIGVEPNGHTNRV; from the coding sequence ATGAAAAGTTCAAACATAATTATTTCAGTTATAATAGTTTTATGTATAGCTGCTGGAGTAACAGCTTATAGTGTAACCAATCCAGATAATAGCATATTTAGTCTTCCAGGTTATACTCCAGATAGTAGTTCTAGTGATGCTGGTTCTTCTGGAGTTGGAGATGTAAATGGAACAAATAATAATAACAATAATGGAGCTAGTAACAGTGGTGGCTCAAGTGGATCATCATCAAATAGTGGAGGATCTACAAATGGAAATTCTGGAAGTGGTGGCGATTCGTCCCAGGGAGGTATGACTGCATCCCAAGCTAAACAAATAGCTCAAGGTGTAATTCAAGAGCCAGGAGCATATGCAGGAGATGCACAATGGGATAGTTCTATACAAATGTGGGTTGTTAAAGTCTATGATAAAAATGGTAATGTAGTAGACGGTATTGGCGTAGAACCAAACGGACACACAAATAGAGTATAA
- a CDS encoding proteasome assembly chaperone family protein, which yields MIVETKTDCCKIVSEDIEDAIVLEGSPNAGLIGNIIGWLLVDNLKMREIGYIESKHFPPLAVLYKGIALHPFRIYEGEGLVLFLSDFIVPQEVVFDMTNVIVDWMDKNNSKELLTFNSALVREKMNPAGAVANSTEALDKLKEKDLPIMQMGNINGISGTLLTQSAQKNIPATCILAETLTQYPDPRAAAEAVQGLNKLLDMDIDYEPLIKEAQDIESRLQKLAEEVTKDPQPPIYM from the coding sequence ATGATAGTGGAAACTAAAACTGATTGTTGTAAAATAGTTTCAGAAGATATAGAAGATGCAATTGTACTTGAAGGTTCCCCAAACGCAGGGCTTATTGGGAACATAATAGGTTGGTTATTAGTAGATAACCTAAAAATGAGAGAAATTGGTTATATTGAATCAAAACATTTTCCTCCATTGGCAGTATTATACAAAGGTATAGCATTACATCCTTTTAGAATATATGAAGGAGAAGGATTAGTACTATTTTTATCAGATTTTATAGTTCCACAAGAAGTTGTTTTTGATATGACAAATGTGATAGTTGACTGGATGGATAAAAATAACAGCAAAGAATTATTAACATTTAATAGTGCACTTGTTAGAGAAAAAATGAATCCCGCAGGTGCGGTTGCTAACTCAACAGAAGCACTAGATAAACTAAAAGAAAAAGATCTTCCAATAATGCAAATGGGAAATATAAATGGAATTTCAGGAACTTTATTGACCCAATCTGCACAAAAAAATATCCCTGCTACATGTATCCTTGCAGAAACTCTAACACAATATCCTGATCCACGAGCTGCTGCTGAAGCAGTTCAAGGACTTAATAAACTACTTGATATGGATATCGATTATGAGCCACTTATAAAAGAAGCTCAAGATATTGAATCAAGACTTCAAAAACTAGCTGAAGAAGTTACAAAAGATCCTCAACCACCTATTTATATGTAA
- the frhA gene encoding coenzyme F420 hydrogenase subunit alpha: protein MSEKIVISPTSRQEGHAELVMEVDDEGIVTKGRYFSITPVRGLEKLVAGKAPETAPVMCQRICGVCPIPHTLASVEAMDDSLNIEVPKAGQLLRELTLAAHTVNSHAIHHFLIATDVVPENLFADAVNSVSTIRKNAQYVVDMVAGEGIHPSDIRIGGMASNITELARKKLYSRLKALVPVVDAHVELITGLVADKEFPAGLGVHNQPVFASDKIYGKREYFDLDRFTEIMPESWYDDPEIAKRACSTIPLYDGVNVETGPRARAVKFGGFNERGVVAQHVARAVEMKSHLSRAIAILDELDTSANTLADFDPRGTNKLGIGAIEGPRGLDVHMAQVADGKTQFYSALVPTTWNIPTMGPATEGFHHEWGPHVIRAYDPCLSCATHVMVVDDEDKSVVKNEMVKI, encoded by the coding sequence TTGAGCGAAAAAATAGTTATATCTCCTACATCTCGTCAGGAAGGGCATGCTGAGCTTGTCATGGAAGTCGATGATGAAGGGATAGTTACCAAAGGAAGATACTTTAGTATCACTCCTGTTAGAGGCTTAGAGAAACTCGTAGCTGGTAAAGCACCTGAGACTGCACCAGTTATGTGTCAGAGGATTTGTGGTGTCTGCCCAATACCTCATACTTTAGCTTCCGTAGAGGCAATGGATGACTCATTAAATATTGAAGTCCCAAAGGCCGGTCAATTGTTGAGAGAATTAACCTTAGCTGCACATACAGTCAACAGTCATGCTATACATCACTTTTTAATAGCTACCGACGTTGTGCCAGAAAACTTATTTGCTGATGCTGTTAACAGTGTTTCTACAATAAGAAAAAATGCACAATATGTTGTAGATATGGTTGCTGGTGAAGGTATCCACCCATCTGATATTAGAATTGGTGGTATGGCTAGTAATATTACTGAATTAGCTAGGAAAAAATTATATTCAAGATTAAAAGCACTAGTACCTGTCGTTGATGCTCATGTAGAGTTAATCACTGGTTTAGTTGCTGATAAAGAATTCCCTGCAGGATTAGGTGTACATAATCAACCTGTTTTTGCAAGTGATAAGATCTATGGTAAAAGAGAATACTTTGACTTAGATAGATTTACTGAGATAATGCCTGAAAGTTGGTATGATGACCCTGAAATAGCTAAAAGAGCTTGTTCAACCATTCCTTTATATGATGGTGTTAACGTAGAAACTGGTCCAAGAGCAAGAGCTGTTAAGTTTGGAGGCTTTAATGAAAGAGGAGTTGTAGCTCAGCATGTTGCTAGAGCTGTTGAAATGAAATCCCATCTTTCTAGAGCAATTGCCATCTTAGATGAATTAGATACTTCAGCAAATACTTTAGCTGACTTTGATCCTAGAGGAACAAATAAGCTTGGTATTGGAGCAATTGAAGGACCAAGAGGTTTAGATGTTCACATGGCACAAGTTGCCGATGGTAAAACTCAATTCTATAGTGCATTAGTACCTACTACTTGGAATATTCCAACTATGGGTCCTGCTACTGAAGGATTCCATCATGAATGGGGACCTCATGTTATACGAGCTTATGACCCTTGTTTATCCTGTGCTACTCATGTAATGGTAGTTGATGATGAAGACAAGAGTGTCGTTAAAAACGAAATGGTAAAAATCTAA
- a CDS encoding winged helix-turn-helix domain-containing protein: MDIKKEFYKEISFLKAGKYRILVISDINNKFKTPTDISKSLKIPMRETSRALKELREHEMVEVLDDDVKKGRLYKLTSKGFEALEILKNNI; this comes from the coding sequence ATGGATATTAAAAAAGAGTTTTATAAAGAAATAAGTTTTCTTAAAGCTGGAAAATATAGAATTTTAGTTATTTCAGATATAAATAATAAGTTTAAAACTCCAACAGATATTTCCAAATCTCTTAAAATTCCAATGCGAGAAACAAGTAGAGCATTAAAAGAACTTAGAGAGCATGAAATGGTTGAAGTTTTAGATGATGATGTTAAAAAGGGTAGATTATATAAATTAACCTCTAAAGGATTTGAAGCTCTCGAAATATTAAAAAATAACATATAA
- a CDS encoding N-6 DNA methylase, which translates to MLVIKEAPNNMKKLVEKFKENIESYKSSSYNETTVRQEFIDPLFIALGWDVNNEQDTAPQYRDVILEDSIKVGGKTKAPDYSFTLHGRRMFFVEAKKPSVNIAKDKNPAHQLRRYAWSAKLSLSVLTDFEELAIYESKTRPSNKDNVSTGRVALYKYTDYIEKWDEIYNILSKEAVLKGSFDKYAKSTGKKGTSEVDDEFLKEIENWRLILAKNIALRNKELSVEDLNYAVQQTIDRIIFLRMAEDRGVEPYQKLLKILEKPNIYAEFGKLCIKADAKYNSGLFHFKEEKNISQPADTFTLKLKIDNSVFKEIIKNLYYPLSPYEFSVLSPEILGNVYEQFLGKIIRLTPSHQAKIEEKPEVKKAGGVYYTPQYIVDYIVENTVGKICKGKTPKKVSKIRILDPACGSGSFLLGA; encoded by the coding sequence GTGTTAGTTATTAAAGAAGCTCCAAATAACATGAAAAAACTAGTTGAAAAATTTAAAGAAAACATTGAATCTTACAAAAGTAGCTCCTATAATGAAACAACAGTAAGGCAAGAATTTATAGATCCATTATTCATAGCATTAGGATGGGATGTTAATAATGAACAAGACACTGCACCACAATATAGAGATGTTATTCTTGAAGATAGTATAAAAGTAGGAGGTAAAACAAAAGCTCCTGATTATAGTTTCACTTTACATGGAAGAAGAATGTTCTTTGTAGAAGCAAAAAAGCCATCAGTAAACATTGCTAAAGACAAAAACCCTGCACACCAATTAAGAAGATACGCATGGAGTGCAAAACTATCATTATCAGTATTAACAGACTTTGAAGAACTAGCAATATATGAATCAAAAACAAGACCTTCAAACAAAGATAATGTTTCAACAGGAAGAGTAGCATTATACAAATACACCGACTACATAGAAAAATGGGATGAAATATACAACATACTATCAAAAGAAGCAGTCCTTAAAGGAAGCTTCGATAAATATGCTAAAAGCACAGGTAAAAAAGGAACAAGCGAAGTTGATGATGAATTCCTAAAAGAAATAGAAAACTGGAGACTAATATTAGCAAAAAACATAGCCCTTAGAAATAAAGAATTATCAGTTGAAGATTTAAATTACGCAGTTCAACAAACAATAGACAGGATAATATTCCTACGAATGGCCGAAGATAGGGGAGTAGAACCTTACCAAAAATTGTTAAAAATACTTGAAAAACCAAATATTTACGCTGAATTTGGAAAATTATGCATAAAAGCAGATGCCAAATACAATTCAGGTTTATTCCACTTTAAAGAAGAGAAAAACATAAGTCAACCTGCTGACACATTCACACTAAAATTAAAAATTGATAATAGTGTGTTTAAAGAAATAATAAAAAACTTATACTACCCATTATCACCATACGAATTCAGTGTTTTATCTCCAGAGATACTTGGAAATGTTTATGAGCAATTTTTAGGGAAAATAATAAGATTAACTCCTTCACATCAAGCTAAAATTGAAGAAAAACCAGAAGTGAAAAAAGCAGGAGGAGTATATTACACTCCACAATACATAGTGGATTATATAGTAGAAAACACAGTTGGGAAAATATGTAAAGGTAAAACACCAAAAAAAGTATCTAAAATAAGAATACTGGATCCTGCATGTGGAAGTGGATCATTCTTACTTGGAGCATAA
- the frhB gene encoding coenzyme F420 hydrogenase subunit beta, translating to MVLGTYKEAVSARATDKQIQKVSQDGGIVTALLSYALDEGIIEGAVVAGPSEELWKPEPLVAMTSDEILSAAGTKYTFSPNVWALKKAVRQYGLEKVGTVAIPCQLQGIRKTQSYPFGTRFLADKLSLIVGIFCMENFPFASLETFISEKMKSSPEVTEKMDIGKGKFWINALGEDIGLPLKETHGYEQAGCNICPDYTAELADVSTGSVGSPDGWSTVLKRTEAGISIFDQAVEAGIIEIKSMDDVKPGLPLLEKLSKGKKDNAKKESDSRRELGLPVPF from the coding sequence ATGGTATTAGGTACTTATAAAGAAGCTGTATCTGCAAGAGCTACTGATAAACAAATCCAAAAAGTCTCACAAGATGGTGGAATAGTAACTGCATTATTATCTTATGCATTAGATGAAGGTATTATTGAAGGAGCTGTAGTAGCAGGACCTAGTGAAGAGTTATGGAAACCAGAACCATTAGTTGCTATGACTTCTGATGAAATTCTTTCTGCAGCAGGAACAAAATACACTTTTTCCCCTAATGTATGGGCATTGAAAAAAGCTGTTAGACAATATGGGCTTGAAAAAGTCGGTACTGTTGCAATTCCGTGTCAATTACAAGGTATTAGAAAAACACAATCTTATCCATTTGGAACAAGATTCTTAGCTGATAAATTATCTTTAATTGTTGGTATTTTCTGTATGGAAAATTTCCCATTTGCTTCACTTGAAACTTTCATCAGTGAAAAGATGAAATCTTCACCTGAAGTAACTGAAAAAATGGATATTGGAAAAGGTAAATTCTGGATTAATGCTTTAGGCGAAGATATTGGTCTTCCATTAAAAGAAACTCATGGATATGAACAAGCAGGATGTAATATATGTCCTGATTACACTGCTGAGTTAGCAGATGTATCTACAGGTTCTGTTGGTTCTCCAGATGGTTGGTCTACTGTTCTTAAAAGAACTGAAGCTGGTATATCCATTTTCGATCAGGCTGTTGAAGCTGGTATTATCGAAATTAAATCCATGGATGATGTAAAACCAGGTTTACCATTACTTGAAAAACTATCAAAAGGTAAAAAAGACAATGCTAAGAAAGAAAGTGATAGTAGAAGAGAATTGGGACTCCCTGTTCCATTCTAA
- a CDS encoding Eco57I restriction-modification methylase domain-containing protein — protein MEVDHSYLEHNYLLKWHIDYYSKLTKHPKNTIYQGKGGEYFLTIQKKKEILLNNIYGVDIDTQAVEVTKLSLLLKVLENENKDALEQQKKLIQERVLPYLGDNIRCGNSLIGTDILENNDLTQEEIKKINPFDWEEEFHTIMTNGGFDAIIGNPPYVGQKNNNEIFAPIFSTKWGNDFARNMVKVDLFYFFFHKSIDIAKKNGLISFITTNYFLTADGAFNLRKDFKERTTILKLLDFNELKIFENAKGQHNIITILKKKYKGKDFAENLITKNKGDASEFLIKSIFNHKDENTEYFKINQNDLFEGENNYLRIVGSGNSPSGNKKTDSILKILNKISDQGVIITKKCDVKTGLRTGIDKVSKSHINKIKDGTYKIKNNYVINEDVFIVSNEFFENTPKNERNLLKPLFKNSDIKRYSNKKIANKYVIYSNKNTLIDNYPFIKKHLLKFKPLIKSIRGKNGEKWYSIVRSRENRIFNSRKIVIPQRSKLNDFSYNECDFYASSDVYFIIDKKEKTNIDLKYVLALINSKLYYNWFNQKGKKKGDALELYQKPLSQIPIKDINKDKQQPFIDLVDKMIQLNQDLSNANNPHDKKLLEKQIEITDDKINRLIYELYKLSPKDIEIIENSLKE, from the coding sequence GTGGAAGTGGATCATTCTTACTTGGAGCATAATTATCTTTTAAAATGGCATATTGATTATTATTCAAAGTTAACCAAACACCCTAAAAACACAATATATCAAGGAAAAGGAGGAGAATATTTCCTAACAATACAAAAGAAAAAAGAAATATTATTAAACAATATTTATGGTGTTGATATTGATACACAAGCAGTTGAAGTAACTAAGCTCAGTTTACTGTTGAAAGTATTGGAGAATGAGAATAAAGATGCTCTCGAGCAACAAAAGAAATTAATACAAGAAAGGGTGTTGCCATATCTTGGAGATAATATAAGATGTGGAAATAGTCTTATAGGAACGGATATATTAGAAAATAATGATTTAACACAAGAAGAGATAAAAAAAATAAATCCTTTTGATTGGGAAGAAGAATTTCATACTATAATGACTAATGGAGGATTTGATGCAATAATAGGAAACCCACCATATGTTGGGCAAAAAAATAATAATGAAATTTTCGCTCCTATTTTCTCTACTAAATGGGGAAATGATTTTGCTAGAAATATGGTGAAAGTTGATTTATTTTATTTCTTTTTCCATAAGTCTATAGATATTGCTAAAAAGAATGGATTAATATCTTTTATTACAACTAATTATTTTTTAACAGCAGATGGTGCTTTTAACTTAAGAAAAGATTTCAAAGAAAGAACTACTATTCTAAAATTGTTAGATTTTAACGAATTAAAAATTTTTGAAAATGCAAAAGGACAACACAATATTATAACCATACTCAAGAAAAAATATAAAGGAAAAGATTTTGCTGAAAATCTAATTACAAAAAATAAGGGGGATGCTTCGGAATTTTTAATCAAATCAATTTTTAATCACAAAGATGAAAATACTGAATATTTTAAAATAAATCAGAATGATTTGTTTGAAGGAGAAAATAATTATTTAAGAATTGTGGGTTCTGGTAACTCTCCTTCCGGAAATAAAAAAACTGATTCTATTTTAAAAATCTTAAATAAAATAAGTGACCAAGGGGTTATTATAACTAAAAAGTGTGATGTTAAAACTGGACTTAGAACAGGTATAGATAAAGTTAGTAAAAGTCATATAAACAAAATTAAAGATGGAACATATAAAATAAAAAATAATTATGTCATAAATGAAGATGTTTTTATAGTTTCTAATGAATTTTTCGAAAATACTCCTAAAAATGAAAGAAATTTATTAAAACCATTATTTAAAAATTCAGATATTAAAAGATATTCTAATAAAAAAATTGCAAATAAATATGTGATATATAGTAATAAAAATACTCTAATAGATAACTATCCTTTTATTAAAAAACATCTTCTAAAATTTAAACCTTTAATTAAATCAATTAGGGGAAAAAATGGAGAAAAATGGTATAGTATAGTAAGATCTCGTGAAAATAGGATTTTCAATTCTCGCAAAATTGTTATACCTCAAAGAAGTAAATTAAATGATTTTTCATATAATGAATGTGATTTTTATGCTTCATCCGATGTTTATTTCATAATCGACAAAAAAGAGAAAACTAATATTGACTTAAAATATGTATTAGCATTGATTAATTCTAAATTGTATTATAATTGGTTTAATCAAAAAGGAAAAAAGAAAGGTGATGCTCTTGAGTTATATCAAAAACCTCTTTCTCAAATTCCTATAAAAGATATAAATAAAGATAAACAACAACCTTTCATTGATTTAGTGGATAAAATGATTCAATTAAATCAGGATTTATCTAATGCTAATAATCCGCATGATAAAAAACTATTAGAAAAACAAATAGAAATCACAGACGATAAAATAAACAGACTAATTTATGAATTATATAAGTTAAGTCCTAAAGATATTGAAATAATCGAAAATTCATTAAAAGAATAA
- the frhD gene encoding coenzyme F420-reducing hydrogenase, FrhD protein — translation MPYDAEILVVGCGNILFKDDGFGPEVINALEDYFKDKEMPNDTMFIDAGTGATHFIFTLPHESWKKLIVIDVVEFDAEPGTLKIFSPYDMPRGAYENVHSWPVEEPLHDLAKDIEVVIVGCKPKEISAPNVEMGLSEPVKNAIPEAIEMILKEIGV, via the coding sequence ATGCCATATGATGCAGAAATATTAGTTGTTGGATGCGGAAACATACTCTTTAAGGATGATGGTTTCGGTCCAGAAGTTATTAATGCTTTAGAAGACTATTTTAAAGATAAAGAAATGCCAAATGACACCATGTTTATTGATGCAGGAACTGGTGCAACACACTTTATATTTACTTTGCCACATGAAAGTTGGAAAAAGTTAATAGTAATTGATGTTGTGGAGTTTGATGCAGAACCAGGAACTCTAAAAATTTTTAGTCCCTATGATATGCCAAGAGGAGCATATGAAAATGTTCATTCTTGGCCAGTTGAAGAACCTCTTCATGACTTAGCTAAAGACATTGAAGTAGTTATTGTAGGGTGTAAACCTAAGGAAATTTCTGCACCAAATGTGGAAATGGGCTTATCAGAGCCTGTTAAAAATGCAATCCCTGAAGCCATTGAGATGATTTTAAAAGAAATAGGGGTTTAG
- a CDS encoding APC family permease, which produces MNNLNRDLSLWGAASIGIGAIIGTGIFVLIGVASGLAGPAVVFSFIIAGLTALLTGLSSAELSSFITEEGGGYIYAHKAFGKLMGFVIGWVKSFDYIIGSSAVSIGFASYLTYFLNIAPLQSIIIAVATVWPIVLTILNLKGIKETSKANTALVILKVSALIVFILVGTYYIMNHFNISNYQPFFPNGIEGVFSGAAIIFFAFIGFNTITIVSEEVKNPKKNIPKAVLLSFSVSLFLYIGVALVAIGLLNWKILGLSSAPLEAALSIATNNFFIQKFISISALFATTSVILSSIIGVSRILFSMARKNLIPNVLSKISKNGTPFYSLILCGSAIPLIVIFSTGNLKELASIFNLGTLLTFAFINLSLLQLRRTSPNVKRGFKVPFFPITPVAGVISCIFLSSYLSPRAFLYGGIWILFGLLIYYLNKKNNTKNNKPQTM; this is translated from the coding sequence TTGAATAATTTAAACCGTGACTTGAGTTTGTGGGGAGCAGCTAGCATTGGAATTGGGGCAATTATTGGTACAGGTATTTTTGTTCTAATTGGGGTTGCTTCAGGTCTTGCTGGACCAGCGGTTGTTTTTTCTTTCATAATTGCAGGTTTAACAGCTTTATTAACTGGATTATCATCTGCAGAACTTTCTTCTTTCATTACAGAGGAAGGAGGAGGTTATATATATGCTCACAAAGCTTTTGGAAAACTTATGGGTTTTGTTATTGGATGGGTAAAATCATTTGATTATATAATTGGATCAAGTGCAGTTAGTATTGGCTTTGCTTCTTATCTTACATATTTCTTAAATATAGCTCCACTTCAAAGTATAATCATTGCTGTAGCGACTGTTTGGCCAATTGTACTTACAATACTTAATTTAAAAGGGATAAAAGAAACATCAAAAGCAAATACAGCTCTTGTTATCTTAAAAGTATCTGCATTAATTGTTTTCATTTTAGTTGGGACTTATTATATTATGAATCACTTTAATATTAGTAATTATCAACCTTTTTTCCCTAATGGAATTGAAGGAGTTTTTTCAGGGGCAGCTATCATTTTTTTTGCATTTATAGGATTTAATACTATAACTATAGTATCTGAAGAGGTTAAAAATCCCAAAAAAAATATTCCAAAAGCAGTGCTTTTATCTTTTTCAGTATCTTTATTTTTATATATAGGTGTGGCCTTAGTAGCTATTGGATTGTTAAATTGGAAAATATTAGGTTTATCAAGTGCACCTCTTGAAGCTGCTCTTTCTATTGCAACAAACAACTTTTTTATACAAAAGTTCATAAGTATATCTGCTTTATTTGCTACTACATCAGTAATTTTATCCTCTATTATTGGTGTATCTAGAATATTATTTTCAATGGCTCGTAAAAACTTAATTCCAAATGTCTTGAGTAAAATTTCAAAAAATGGTACTCCATTTTATTCTTTGATCTTATGTGGTTCTGCTATACCATTAATAGTTATATTTTCTACAGGTAATCTCAAAGAACTTGCATCAATTTTCAACTTAGGAACACTTTTAACTTTTGCATTTATTAACTTAAGTTTATTACAACTTAGAAGGACATCTCCTAATGTTAAACGTGGATTTAAAGTTCCTTTTTTTCCAATCACACCAGTAGCAGGCGTTATAAGTTGTATATTTTTATCTTCATACTTAAGTCCAAGAGCATTCTTATATGGGGGAATATGGATACTATTTGGATTACTAATATATTATTTAAATAAAAAAAACAATACAAAAAATAATAAACCTCAAACAATGTAA
- a CDS encoding acyltransferase family protein produces MDNLRWIVILLLFPYHTLLIYSGIGSYYFHVANNIFADTFILIFAPWFMQLLFVIAGIATFYSLKKRNITQYLKERVSKLLIPLIAGMILVIPFSVYFVFLFYGYTGNFIDLWISIFTNPDHIVGIFTTSNHTAIGWSLPIGPLWFLLYLFIVSLLALPLILNHDKQNYIIKKFTIPKLLLMVFPLTIGNYFLNIFPEKSIIGFFLLFVFGYFLLSDDTVQQKLEKHRWPLFISFIILLTIYIQLVLGGIGSSTNTTTATSLSLSTIIYGFLANSYINLIMWLGMLGIIGMGKHYLEFKNKATIYLSSVSFPIYIFQIVWINMFTYYIIKWIPNQIAIQVILIMVLSFIMTIINIEVIRRIPLIKTLFGMKN; encoded by the coding sequence ATGGATAATCTACGTTGGATTGTAATTCTATTATTATTCCCTTATCATACTTTACTTATCTATAGTGGTATTGGATCTTATTATTTCCACGTTGCAAATAATATTTTTGCAGACACATTTATTTTAATTTTTGCCCCTTGGTTCATGCAATTATTATTTGTTATTGCAGGAATTGCAACATTTTATTCACTAAAAAAAAGAAACATTACACAGTATCTAAAAGAAAGAGTTTCAAAACTTTTGATCCCATTGATTGCAGGTATGATATTAGTTATACCATTTAGTGTATACTTCGTATTCCTGTTCTATGGTTACACAGGAAATTTTATAGACTTATGGATTAGTATTTTCACTAATCCTGACCATATAGTTGGTATTTTCACTACTTCTAACCATACAGCTATAGGATGGTCATTACCAATTGGGCCACTATGGTTCTTACTTTATCTATTCATAGTATCCCTACTTGCACTTCCACTAATTTTAAATCATGACAAACAAAATTACATAATAAAAAAATTTACCATTCCTAAACTTTTACTAATGGTTTTTCCATTAACTATAGGAAACTATTTTCTCAATATATTTCCAGAAAAAAGTATAATTGGGTTCTTTTTACTATTCGTCTTCGGATATTTCCTGTTATCAGACGATACTGTCCAGCAAAAACTGGAAAAGCATCGCTGGCCACTTTTTATATCATTTATTATTTTATTGACTATCTATATCCAGTTGGTTTTAGGTGGTATTGGCTCCTCTACAAACACCACAACAGCCACATCATTATCCCTATCTACAATTATCTATGGATTTTTAGCAAACTCATACATTAACCTCATCATGTGGCTAGGAATGCTGGGAATAATTGGTATGGGTAAACACTACCTTGAATTTAAAAATAAAGCAACAATATACCTTTCTTCAGTCTCATTTCCAATTTACATATTCCAAATAGTATGGATCAATATGTTTACATACTATATTATAAAATGGATTCCAAACCAGATAGCTATCCAAGTTATCCTCATCATGGTGTTGAGCTTCATTATGACAATTATCAACATCGAAGTTATAAGAAGAATTCCACTTATTAAAACACTATTTGGAATGAAAAACTAA